The Tardiphaga alba genome includes a window with the following:
- a CDS encoding putative bifunctional diguanylate cyclase/phosphodiesterase — protein MMRGSSNIFVWRTLNMLRVPRENPELVQAKLAAFTRQVPMMYALVIVNTMALASTFHGAAPRLLTLDLPVALAVVCLFRITSWWQSRHHVFDVDQAADKLRSSIIFAAVLGVAFCAWSLSLFPYGTDLSKSHVAFFMAVTSIGCGFCLMHLRAAALVLMSIVVIPFAIYFGTSDNPVFVSLAFNFTVVTLAVVFMLLGNHKDFEQRVNSEKALRIKQAELQVFSDKNFRDSNIDSLTGLPNRRSFFAAIEKQIPETKRAEGRLALGILDLDGFKPINDVHGHRVGDRLLIEVADRLRAHLPDYVFLGRLGGDEFAMFSERLTDEQAFADAERDLIGLFDAPFEIEDLTVRIGCSIGYAQYPEAATTAEDLFECADYALFFAKHNDRGKAVRFSAEHEATIREASRIDQALVNADLEQELWIAYQPIMSAATQQPVAFEALARWRSPMLGNVPPMTFIVAAERSGMIAQLTPILLRKALEGAARWPEHIRISFNLSAVDVASPLSVLKLINVVEQSGVRPARIDFEITETAVMSNVAQTSQSLNALRALGARISLDDFGTGYSSLSNIRELPLDKVKIDRSFISKIETDPAARLILRTMIDLCNGLGHDCIVEGVETVDQVDFLRKEDCRFMQGYFFAKPMHGEEVRPFLGTSSDMARIAALRHG, from the coding sequence ATGATGCGAGGTTCCTCGAATATCTTCGTGTGGCGGACGCTGAACATGCTCCGCGTCCCGCGTGAAAATCCGGAGTTGGTGCAAGCCAAGCTCGCGGCCTTCACGCGCCAGGTTCCGATGATGTATGCGCTCGTCATCGTCAACACCATGGCGCTGGCATCGACCTTCCATGGCGCCGCACCGCGCCTGCTGACCCTCGACCTGCCGGTGGCACTGGCTGTCGTCTGCCTGTTCCGGATCACATCCTGGTGGCAGTCACGTCATCACGTCTTCGATGTCGATCAGGCCGCTGACAAGCTGCGCAGCTCGATCATCTTTGCGGCCGTGCTGGGTGTCGCATTCTGCGCCTGGAGCCTGAGCCTGTTTCCGTACGGCACCGATCTCAGCAAAAGCCATGTCGCCTTCTTCATGGCCGTGACCTCGATCGGCTGCGGCTTCTGCCTGATGCATCTGCGCGCCGCAGCCCTCGTCCTGATGAGCATCGTCGTGATCCCGTTCGCGATCTATTTCGGGACCAGCGACAATCCGGTCTTCGTCTCACTTGCATTCAACTTCACCGTCGTGACCCTTGCGGTCGTGTTCATGCTGCTTGGCAATCACAAAGACTTCGAGCAACGCGTCAATTCCGAGAAGGCGCTGCGCATCAAGCAGGCCGAGTTGCAGGTATTCAGCGACAAGAATTTCCGCGACTCGAATATCGACAGCCTGACCGGATTGCCGAACCGGCGCAGCTTTTTCGCGGCGATCGAAAAGCAGATCCCCGAAACCAAACGTGCGGAAGGCCGCCTCGCGCTTGGCATTCTCGATCTTGATGGCTTCAAGCCGATCAACGACGTTCACGGCCACCGGGTCGGCGATCGGCTCCTGATCGAGGTCGCCGACCGGTTGCGCGCCCACTTGCCCGATTATGTTTTTCTGGGCCGTCTGGGCGGTGATGAATTTGCCATGTTCAGTGAGAGGCTCACCGACGAACAAGCCTTCGCCGACGCCGAGCGCGATCTGATCGGACTGTTCGATGCACCGTTCGAAATCGAAGACCTGACCGTGCGTATCGGTTGCTCGATCGGTTACGCGCAATATCCGGAGGCGGCGACCACCGCCGAAGACCTGTTCGAATGCGCGGACTATGCGCTGTTTTTCGCAAAGCATAACGACCGCGGCAAGGCGGTGCGCTTCAGCGCGGAGCACGAAGCGACCATTCGCGAGGCTAGCCGGATCGATCAGGCGCTCGTCAATGCCGATCTCGAGCAGGAACTATGGATTGCCTATCAGCCCATCATGAGCGCGGCGACCCAGCAGCCCGTCGCATTCGAGGCGCTGGCGCGCTGGCGGAGCCCCATGCTCGGCAATGTGCCGCCCATGACCTTCATCGTCGCAGCCGAGCGTTCGGGGATGATCGCGCAGCTGACGCCGATCCTGCTGCGCAAGGCGCTTGAAGGCGCAGCGCGCTGGCCCGAACATATCCGGATCTCGTTCAATCTCTCCGCGGTCGATGTCGCCTCGCCATTGTCGGTGCTCAAGCTGATCAACGTCGTCGAACAAAGCGGCGTACGGCCGGCGCGCATCGATTTCGAGATCACCGAAACCGCGGTGATGAGCAATGTCGCGCAGACCTCGCAGTCATTGAATGCATTGCGCGCGCTCGGCGCCCGTATTTCGCTGGATGACTTCGGCACCGGGTATTCCAGCCTCAGCAATATCCGCGAATTGCCACTCGACAAGGTGAAGATCGATCGCAGCTTCATCAGCAAGATCGAAACCGATCCCGCGGCGCGGCTGATTCTGAGAACCATGATCGATCTCTGCAACGGCCTCGGCCACGACTGTATCGTCGAAGGCGTCGAGACCGTGGATCAGGTCGATTTCCTGCGCAAGGAAGACTGCCGCTTCATGCAGGGCTACTTCTTCGCCAAGCCGATGCATGGCGAAGAGGTGCGGCCGTTCCTCGGCACCTCCAGCGACATGGCCCGCATCGCAGCGCTTCGTCACGGCTGA
- a CDS encoding Zn-dependent hydrolase codes for MNKPADIVTPPIDQARLWDDHMALAAITDPDKPWTRRSFSQRFLDGRVWLKQQYEAAGMTVRMDAGANVIARWEGTVAGLPPIMLGSHSDTVPSGGRFDGISGILTALETVRALQASGYRPRHPIEIVDFLAEEPSEYGLSCVGSRAMAGELDAKMLTYTNAAGETLAAAIKRVGGDPDKIAAMPKPVFAGYLELHIEQGIVLESNNLDIALVTGIAGITRVEIVLTGAADHAGSTLMQYRRDASLAAAEIVLLVARKAHEFADRKQGHFVATTGILDISPNASNVVPGGARMILDIRAEKAETVAEFVAMLDRETQEVAQRAKVDRTKFGIISQNPPSPCDDHLRDILGRAASKLGYFTTTLASGAGHDAAFMSHIGKSAMLFVPSKDGKSHCPEEYTSPEQLAVGAATLFEAVRLLDGQNA; via the coding sequence TTGAACAAGCCAGCCGATATCGTGACGCCGCCCATCGATCAGGCCCGCCTCTGGGACGATCATATGGCGCTCGCCGCCATCACCGATCCCGACAAGCCGTGGACGCGGCGGTCGTTTTCGCAGCGTTTTCTCGATGGCCGCGTCTGGCTGAAGCAGCAATATGAAGCCGCGGGCATGACGGTGCGGATGGATGCTGGCGCCAATGTGATCGCGCGCTGGGAGGGGACGGTCGCCGGCCTGCCGCCGATCATGCTCGGCTCGCATTCCGACACCGTGCCATCCGGTGGCCGCTTCGACGGCATCTCCGGCATTCTCACTGCGCTGGAAACGGTACGCGCGCTGCAGGCCTCCGGCTACAGGCCCCGCCACCCCATCGAGATCGTGGATTTTCTTGCCGAAGAGCCCAGCGAATACGGTCTCTCTTGCGTCGGTAGTCGCGCCATGGCGGGCGAGCTCGACGCCAAGATGCTGACCTACACCAATGCGGCAGGCGAGACGCTGGCCGCCGCGATCAAGCGTGTCGGTGGCGATCCCGACAAGATCGCCGCGATGCCGAAGCCGGTCTTCGCCGGCTATCTCGAACTGCATATCGAGCAGGGCATCGTGCTGGAGAGCAACAATCTCGACATCGCGCTGGTCACCGGCATTGCCGGCATCACCCGCGTCGAGATCGTGCTGACCGGTGCGGCCGATCATGCGGGCAGCACCTTGATGCAGTATCGTCGCGATGCGAGTCTCGCTGCTGCCGAGATCGTCCTGCTCGTCGCCCGCAAGGCGCATGAATTTGCTGACCGCAAGCAGGGCCATTTCGTCGCGACGACAGGCATTCTCGACATCAGCCCCAATGCATCCAATGTGGTCCCGGGCGGCGCGCGCATGATCCTCGATATCCGTGCCGAGAAAGCTGAGACCGTCGCCGAATTCGTCGCCATGCTCGATCGCGAGACGCAGGAGGTCGCGCAACGCGCGAAGGTCGATCGCACCAAATTTGGTATTATCTCGCAAAATCCACCGTCGCCCTGCGACGATCATCTGCGCGATATTCTCGGCCGCGCTGCGAGCAAGCTGGGCTATTTCACGACGACGCTGGCATCAGGCGCCGGCCATGATGCGGCCTTCATGTCTCATATCGGCAAGAGCGCGATGCTGTTCGTGCCGTCGAAGGATGGCAAGAGCCATTGCCCGGAGGAATACACATCGCCGGAACAACTCGCTGTCGGCGCAGCGACCTTGTTCGAGGCGGTGCGATTGCTCGACGGCCAGAACGCCTAG
- a CDS encoding SDR family oxidoreductase has protein sequence MTKKIAWVTGGGTGIGKAGAESLLADGWTVIISGRRADVLDGVVKELGTGGKPIESMVLDVSNLADAKKVADAILAKHGRIDLLVNSAGINLPKRNWQDVTEEGWDQIVDINLNGVMYCMRAVLPAMRAQKDGCIINVASWAGRIVSKMTGPAYTATKHAVLALTHSFNMDECVNGLRACCLSPGEVATDIMKNRPVPPSAEVMARMLQPEDLGKTIAFIAGMPAHVCINEVLISPTWNRSLIGY, from the coding sequence GTGACGAAGAAAATCGCATGGGTCACCGGCGGCGGCACCGGCATCGGCAAGGCCGGTGCAGAATCGCTGCTGGCCGACGGCTGGACCGTCATCATTTCCGGCCGTCGTGCCGACGTGCTGGACGGCGTGGTCAAGGAACTCGGCACGGGCGGCAAGCCCATTGAATCGATGGTGCTCGATGTCAGCAACCTCGCCGATGCCAAGAAGGTCGCGGATGCGATCCTCGCCAAACATGGCCGCATCGATCTTCTGGTCAACAGCGCCGGCATCAATCTGCCGAAGCGCAACTGGCAGGATGTCACCGAGGAAGGCTGGGACCAGATCGTCGACATCAATCTCAACGGCGTGATGTATTGCATGCGCGCGGTGCTGCCGGCAATGCGTGCGCAAAAAGACGGTTGCATCATCAATGTCGCCTCGTGGGCCGGCCGCATCGTCTCCAAGATGACCGGTCCCGCTTACACCGCCACCAAACATGCGGTGCTGGCGCTGACGCATTCCTTCAACATGGACGAATGCGTCAATGGCCTGCGCGCCTGCTGCCTGTCACCGGGCGAAGTGGCCACCGACATCATGAAGAATCGGCCGGTGCCGCCCAGCGCCGAAGTGATGGCGCGCATGCTGCAGCCGGAGGATCTCGGCAAGACGATCGCGTTCATTGCCGGGATGCCGGCACATGTCTGCATCAACGAGGTGCTGATCAGCCCGACATGGAATCGGAGTCTGATCGGGTACTGA
- a CDS encoding MarR family winged helix-turn-helix transcriptional regulator, protein MSRSRVAPLASASGSRKSKSKLPVPSLTTSRSALLTNGSDLAFRQLVHTLLAFLARHETVRENYAAAIGLTGIEYTVLISTKSFVASGAVSVRELAAHLHLSGAFVTTISNKLQEMGLLDKLVDPEDRRRLRLVVTAAGDALLASLAPIECQVNDIQFDALGAGDVGRLLASVDKLVASSERAIALQRYLQPATGADAVPRRAVKKRVSK, encoded by the coding sequence ATGTCACGTTCCAGGGTTGCGCCGCTTGCGTCTGCATCGGGGTCACGAAAGTCGAAGTCGAAACTGCCGGTGCCGTCGCTGACGACGTCGCGCAGCGCACTGCTGACCAATGGGTCCGATCTCGCATTCCGGCAACTGGTGCATACGCTGCTGGCCTTTCTGGCGCGGCATGAAACCGTGCGCGAGAATTATGCGGCGGCGATCGGTCTCACCGGCATCGAATACACGGTCCTGATCTCGACGAAGTCGTTTGTGGCAAGCGGAGCGGTGAGCGTGCGCGAGCTCGCGGCGCATCTGCATCTGAGCGGCGCGTTCGTCACCACCATTTCCAACAAGCTGCAGGAGATGGGCTTGCTCGACAAGCTGGTGGATCCGGAAGATCGCCGCCGTCTGCGTCTGGTGGTGACGGCGGCGGGCGACGCATTGCTCGCAAGCCTTGCGCCCATCGAATGTCAGGTTAACGACATTCAGTTCGACGCGCTCGGCGCCGGCGATGTCGGCCGGTTGCTTGCCAGTGTCGACAAGCTCGTTGCCTCCAGCGAGCGGGCGATCGCCCTGCAGCGCTATCTGCAACCGGCCACCGGCGCAGATGCCGTGCCACGGCGTGCAGTGAAGAAGCGCGTATCGAAGTGA
- a CDS encoding MarR family winged helix-turn-helix transcriptional regulator, which yields MAKPAGRRTSSANKSPAKGETSKVSGGKKPAGHLARQAALTASRPELLVDGSDAEFRRLVHSLFGFLVRHQTLREGHAAVIGLAGIEFTTLISIRHLSAQGDVHVRAVADHLHLSGAFVTTVTNKLETKGLITKTSHPGDRRRISLVVTSHGAELLERLAPTQQQINDVQFGCLSAKEFRQLLDMVQRLVESSDRAIALQRYLAEAKVKALSPEAQQVVAARPVKSRKA from the coding sequence GTGGCAAAGCCCGCCGGCCGACGTACCTCCTCCGCGAACAAATCGCCCGCCAAGGGTGAGACGAGCAAGGTCAGCGGCGGCAAGAAGCCAGCCGGTCATCTGGCGCGGCAGGCGGCCCTTACGGCCTCGCGTCCGGAATTGCTGGTCGATGGCTCCGACGCCGAATTCCGCCGCCTCGTACACAGCCTGTTCGGCTTCCTGGTCCGTCACCAGACATTGCGCGAAGGCCATGCTGCGGTGATCGGCCTTGCCGGCATCGAATTCACGACCCTGATCTCGATCCGGCATCTGTCGGCGCAAGGCGATGTGCATGTGCGCGCCGTCGCGGACCATCTGCATCTCAGCGGCGCCTTCGTCACCACGGTGACCAACAAGCTGGAAACCAAGGGGCTGATCACCAAGACGTCGCATCCCGGCGATCGCCGCCGGATCAGCCTGGTGGTGACGTCGCATGGCGCTGAATTGCTGGAGCGGCTGGCGCCGACCCAGCAGCAGATCAACGATGTGCAGTTCGGCTGCCTGAGCGCCAAGGAATTCCGTCAGCTACTCGACATGGTGCAGCGCCTCGTGGAATCCAGCGATCGCGCTATCGCACTGCAGCGATATCTGGCGGAAGCCAAGGTGAAGGCGCTCTCCCCGGAAGCGCAGCAGGTGGTCGCAGCCCGGCCCGTAAAGTCCCGCAAGGCATAG
- a CDS encoding ABC transporter substrate-binding protein, with protein MSRIKSNLPNVLGASRVLGTVAAVTLSALVAGHANAQTREINLGAIVPSSGPFAEWGRSNTVTLKMLEKQTNDAGGINGAKLKITILDDAAKPAQSATSMRKLASDEKVLAVAGPLTSSAAEVTFPVANELKLVSTSQASSKPGTAKQNRPWAFRNTIDESVLAKTAVPYFKKSFNIKTVAVIFDAKDATAATVGKVIMPSVLKANEIAVANENDLLSFNTGDLDVSAQVTKLKSLNPDGIVISADYSQAITVLREMKRQGLIKPVVGASQLISSAILKAAPEIPVIAPATFYSTMKGEAPEKFTAALTPLLRKESGLPKDIEPNMFDANIYEIVSMYIDAIKTAGVTGKPEDLEADRTKIRDYMAKLEGFKGLGGPIGFNDDGDAIKAFYVLQGQGGNWDTKVKGCSSAPNHPAC; from the coding sequence ATGTCGCGGATTAAATCGAATTTGCCAAACGTCCTTGGCGCATCACGCGTGCTCGGCACCGTCGCAGCAGTGACGCTCTCGGCGCTGGTGGCCGGCCATGCCAACGCTCAGACCCGCGAGATCAATCTCGGCGCCATCGTGCCGAGCTCCGGCCCGTTCGCCGAATGGGGCCGCAGCAACACCGTCACCCTGAAGATGCTGGAGAAGCAGACCAACGATGCCGGCGGCATCAATGGCGCCAAGCTCAAGATCACCATCCTCGACGACGCCGCCAAGCCGGCGCAGTCCGCAACCTCGATGCGCAAGCTCGCCAGCGACGAGAAGGTGCTCGCAGTGGCCGGCCCTCTCACCTCCAGCGCCGCGGAAGTCACCTTCCCCGTCGCCAACGAGCTGAAGCTGGTCTCGACCTCGCAGGCCTCGTCGAAGCCGGGCACCGCCAAGCAGAACCGCCCCTGGGCGTTCCGCAACACCATCGATGAAAGCGTGCTCGCCAAGACGGCGGTGCCGTATTTCAAGAAGAGCTTCAACATCAAGACCGTTGCGGTGATCTTCGATGCGAAGGATGCGACCGCTGCGACCGTCGGCAAGGTGATCATGCCCTCGGTGCTGAAGGCGAATGAGATCGCCGTCGCCAACGAGAATGACCTGCTGTCGTTCAACACCGGCGATCTCGACGTCTCCGCCCAGGTGACCAAGCTGAAGTCGCTCAATCCCGATGGCATCGTGATCAGCGCGGACTACAGCCAGGCCATCACCGTGCTGCGCGAGATGAAGCGTCAGGGCCTGATCAAGCCGGTGGTCGGCGCCAGCCAGCTGATCTCCTCGGCGATCCTCAAGGCCGCGCCGGAAATTCCGGTGATCGCGCCGGCGACCTTCTACTCGACCATGAAGGGCGAGGCGCCGGAGAAGTTCACCGCCGCCTTGACGCCGCTACTGCGCAAGGAGTCGGGCCTGCCGAAGGACATCGAGCCGAACATGTTCGATGCCAATATCTATGAGATCGTCTCGATGTATATCGACGCGATCAAGACCGCCGGCGTCACCGGCAAGCCGGAAGACCTCGAAGCCGACCGCACCAAGATTCGCGACTACATGGCCAAGCTCGAAGGCTTCAAGGGTCTCGGCGGCCCGATCGGCTTCAACGATGACGGCGACGCCATCAAGGCCTTCTATGTGCTGCAGGGCCAGGGCGGCAACTGGGACACCAAGGTCAAGGGCTGCAGCTCGGCCCCGAACCACCCGGCGTGCTAA
- a CDS encoding branched-chain amino acid ABC transporter permease has product MLIQQLVNGLTLGAVYTLLALSYSLVMGILGILNLAIAELFMIGGFIGFTLISAGFPLPIAVLGGMLGAASIAIIVEKIGYQPLRDAPLVTPMLSTLGFSIILQNIATNIWGSDPLQLPIFGEQFEIGPIRIGEMQLLVLGATVVLVALTAYIVQKTPMGRALRAVAENRDVARILGVSADRLMMMAFILSGALAGVAGVLIALHYGAITPYLGVEIGLKAIAVMVIGGTTRIWGALVAGPLIGIAEVLTVAYGGSQIRDFVVYGFMILILLLRPQGLLGGARSDQGQRV; this is encoded by the coding sequence ATGCTGATACAGCAACTCGTCAACGGACTGACGCTCGGAGCGGTTTATACGCTTCTTGCACTGTCCTATTCGCTCGTGATGGGCATTCTCGGCATCCTCAATCTTGCGATTGCCGAGCTGTTCATGATCGGCGGCTTCATCGGCTTCACGCTGATCTCCGCCGGCTTCCCGCTGCCTATCGCCGTGCTCGGCGGCATGCTGGGCGCGGCCTCGATCGCCATCATCGTCGAGAAGATCGGCTACCAGCCGCTGCGCGACGCGCCGCTGGTGACGCCGATGCTGTCCACGCTTGGCTTCTCGATCATCCTGCAGAACATCGCCACCAATATCTGGGGTTCGGATCCGCTGCAGCTGCCGATCTTCGGCGAGCAGTTCGAGATCGGCCCGATCCGCATCGGCGAGATGCAGCTACTCGTGCTCGGCGCCACCGTCGTGCTGGTCGCCCTCACCGCTTACATCGTGCAGAAGACGCCGATGGGCCGGGCGCTGCGCGCCGTCGCCGAGAATCGCGATGTCGCGCGCATTCTCGGCGTCTCCGCCGACCGGCTGATGATGATGGCCTTCATTCTCTCCGGCGCGCTGGCCGGCGTGGCCGGCGTGCTGATCGCGCTGCATTACGGTGCCATCACGCCCTATCTTGGCGTCGAGATCGGCCTCAAGGCGATTGCCGTGATGGTGATTGGCGGCACCACGCGAATCTGGGGCGCGCTTGTGGCCGGCCCGCTGATCGGCATCGCCGAAGTGCTCACGGTGGCTTACGGAGGCTCGCAGATCCGCGACTTCGTCGTCTACGGCTTCATGATCCTTATTCTCTTGCTGCGTCCGCAGGGCCTTCTCGGCGGTGCGCGGTCCGATCAGGGGCAGCGCGTCTGA
- a CDS encoding branched-chain amino acid ABC transporter permease, giving the protein MSTYYASLLAESGVLLLGALSVYIILATGQLSLGNGAFMGIGAYLSSWLTVTMNLPLTLALVISAVFAGIVGAIVAFPALRLKGIYLAMATVGFGEMVRSFFLNFDTMGGSGGFRGMQHVGVGYIWLWAGGILIAVMLLERSRVWLEMQAVHDDETAAGLIGLNTVVTKIGAFAAGAAVAAISGGLFAHHNVYIEPANFGFERSVEFVLAVILGGSTVAPGSMVGSMLLIFLPEFLRPIADWRLAAFGSLLVIVLLVRRQGILDRSLIRTLTFRRAAA; this is encoded by the coding sequence ATGTCGACTTATTACGCAAGCCTGCTCGCTGAATCCGGCGTTCTCCTGCTCGGCGCGCTGAGCGTCTACATCATCCTCGCCACCGGCCAGCTATCGCTTGGCAACGGCGCCTTCATGGGCATCGGCGCTTATCTCTCATCGTGGCTCACGGTGACGATGAATCTGCCGTTGACGCTGGCACTGGTGATCTCGGCCGTTTTCGCCGGCATCGTCGGCGCCATCGTCGCCTTCCCGGCGCTGCGGCTGAAGGGCATCTATCTCGCAATGGCCACGGTCGGCTTCGGCGAAATGGTGCGTAGCTTCTTCCTCAACTTCGACACCATGGGTGGCAGTGGTGGCTTCCGCGGCATGCAGCATGTCGGCGTCGGCTATATCTGGCTGTGGGCCGGCGGCATCCTGATCGCCGTGATGCTGCTGGAGCGCTCGCGCGTCTGGCTGGAAATGCAGGCGGTGCATGACGACGAAACGGCTGCCGGCCTGATCGGCCTCAATACCGTCGTCACCAAGATCGGTGCCTTCGCAGCCGGTGCTGCGGTGGCTGCGATCTCCGGTGGGCTGTTCGCGCATCACAATGTCTATATCGAGCCGGCGAATTTCGGTTTTGAACGTTCGGTGGAATTCGTGCTGGCCGTCATTCTCGGCGGTTCGACGGTGGCGCCGGGCTCGATGGTCGGCTCGATGCTGCTGATCTTCCTGCCTGAGTTCCTGAGGCCGATCGCCGACTGGCGCCTCGCCGCCTTCGGCTCGCTGCTGGTGATCGTGCTGCTGGTGCGGCGCCAGGGCATTCTCGATCGCTCGCTGATCCGAACGCTGACTTTCCGGAGGGCCGCAGCATGA
- a CDS encoding ABC transporter ATP-binding protein gives MSQALLQLTGVTKTFGGIHALSNMVCEVPEGKIIGVIGPNGAGKTTLFNTITGAYRADAGEVKLKGVDVTQWQSYRIVREGIARTFQNIRLFGSMSVWEHLLVAQPHSEAAWRRLLPIAWANPAAQARAEEVLEFFGLTEYRDRPAKSLPYGIQRKVEMARAVTAKPKLLLLDEPVAGMNHDEAEEIRTLMLRLRDTGLSILLIEHDMNFVMRLCDYLYVLDFGVPIAEGTPEDVRNNPVVLDAYLGKDN, from the coding sequence ATGAGCCAGGCGCTGCTTCAACTCACCGGCGTCACCAAGACGTTCGGTGGCATCCATGCGCTGTCCAACATGGTCTGCGAGGTACCGGAAGGAAAGATCATTGGCGTGATCGGCCCCAACGGCGCCGGCAAGACGACCTTGTTCAACACCATCACCGGCGCCTATCGCGCCGATGCGGGCGAAGTGAAACTCAAGGGCGTTGATGTCACCCAGTGGCAGTCCTACCGCATCGTGCGCGAAGGCATTGCGCGCACGTTCCAGAACATCCGCCTGTTCGGCTCGATGTCGGTGTGGGAACATCTGCTGGTTGCGCAGCCGCATAGCGAGGCGGCATGGCGCCGGCTGCTGCCGATTGCCTGGGCCAATCCGGCCGCGCAGGCGCGCGCCGAAGAGGTGTTGGAATTCTTCGGCCTCACCGAATATCGCGACCGCCCCGCAAAATCGCTGCCCTACGGCATCCAGCGCAAGGTGGAGATGGCGCGCGCCGTCACCGCAAAGCCGAAGCTGCTTCTGCTGGATGAGCCCGTGGCGGGCATGAATCATGACGAGGCCGAAGAGATCCGCACGCTGATGCTGCGGCTGCGCGACACCGGCCTCTCCATCCTGCTGATCGAACACGACATGAATTTCGTGATGCGCCTGTGCGACTATCTCTATGTGCTCGATTTCGGCGTACCCATCGCCGAAGGCACGCCGGAGGACGTGCGCAACAACCCGGTCGTCCTCGACGCCTATCTCGGAAAGGACAACTGA
- a CDS encoding ABC transporter ATP-binding protein gives MLAIKGLEVRYGAITAVRGVDLEIRKGEIVALLGANGAGKSTIARSIAGLLPFQGEISFEGEKLTPGAAEKNLRRGIALVPEGRGILARMTVYENLLMGIYTRRDKSAAMADVEKMLERFPILGKRRDGLASLLSGGEQQMLAIGRALLSKPKLLLLDEPSLGLAPLMTASLFQMIAQFRDEGLTVLLVEQKARQTLKIVDRAYLLETGRVVTSGSAEALINDPTLSEAFLGGGH, from the coding sequence ATGCTTGCGATCAAGGGGCTGGAAGTCCGTTACGGCGCCATCACGGCGGTGCGCGGCGTCGATCTGGAGATCAGGAAAGGCGAGATCGTCGCGCTGCTCGGCGCCAATGGTGCCGGCAAGAGCACGATCGCGCGCTCCATCGCGGGGCTGCTGCCGTTCCAGGGCGAGATTTCGTTCGAAGGCGAGAAGCTGACGCCGGGCGCTGCGGAGAAAAACCTGCGCCGCGGCATCGCGCTGGTGCCGGAAGGCCGCGGCATTCTCGCGCGCATGACGGTGTATGAAAACCTGCTGATGGGCATCTACACCCGCCGCGACAAATCGGCCGCGATGGCCGATGTGGAGAAGATGCTGGAGCGCTTCCCCATCCTCGGCAAGCGCCGCGACGGGCTCGCCAGTCTGCTCTCGGGCGGCGAACAGCAGATGCTGGCCATCGGCCGCGCGCTGCTGTCGAAGCCGAAACTGCTGCTGCTGGACGAGCCATCGCTCGGTCTGGCGCCGCTGATGACCGCGAGCCTGTTCCAGATGATCGCGCAATTCCGCGATGAAGGCCTGACGGTGCTGCTGGTGGAGCAGAAGGCGCGGCAGACGCTGAAGATCGTGGACCGCGCTTATCTGCTGGAGACCGGGCGCGTGGTGACGTCGGGATCGGCGGAGGCGTTGATCAATGATCCGACGCTGTCGGAGGCGTTTTTGGGCGGGGGACATTAG